From one Spiroplasma endosymbiont of Lasioglossum villosulum genomic stretch:
- a CDS encoding site-specific DNA-methyltransferase → MSLVSKELETKNGKTVKLKIDNSNSNQVKKINLIFGDSFVEMKKMKNELVDFIFIDPPYFLSNNGYSVNAGKRTSVNKGEWDKSKGFLENYKFHQKWIKECKRILKPNGTLIITGTYHSIYICGFILQELNFHILNDIAWYKPNCTPNIGCRNFTASHETLIWAKKDSNSKHVFNYKDMKYSKWEEDNFKNEDKQMRSVWAITTPKPFEKIYGKHPSQKPLDLLKRIIIACTNENDIVLDPFMGSGTTGLACKMHNRNFIGIENNIEYFNLAKKRLDDNNG, encoded by the coding sequence ATGAGTTTAGTGAGTAAAGAATTAGAAACCAAAAATGGAAAAACAGTTAAACTTAAAATAGATAATTCAAATTCAAATCAAGTTAAAAAAATAAATCTTATTTTTGGAGATAGTTTTGTTGAAATGAAAAAAATGAAAAATGAATTAGTTGATTTTATTTTTATCGATCCACCTTATTTTTTATCAAATAATGGTTATAGTGTTAACGCTGGCAAAAGAACATCTGTTAATAAAGGTGAATGAGATAAAAGTAAAGGTTTTCTTGAAAATTATAAATTTCATCAAAAATGAATTAAAGAATGCAAAAGAATTTTAAAACCAAATGGAACTTTAATAATTACTGGAACTTATCATTCTATTTATATTTGTGGTTTTATTTTACAAGAGCTAAATTTTCACATTCTTAATGATATAGCTTGATACAAACCTAATTGTACACCTAATATTGGTTGTAGAAATTTTACTGCTAGTCATGAAACATTAATATGAGCAAAAAAAGATAGCAATTCTAAACATGTTTTTAATTACAAAGATATGAAATATTCTAAATGAGAAGAAGATAATTTTAAGAATGAAGATAAGCAAATGCGAAGTGTTTGAGCAATAACTACTCCTAAACCATTTGAAAAAATTTATGGTAAACATCCTTCACAAAAACCATTAGATCTTTTAAAAAGAATTATAATTGCTTGTACTAATGAAAATGATATTGTCTTAGATCCGTTTATGGGTAGTGGCACAACTGGTCTTGCATGTAAAATGCACAATAGAAATTTCATAGGAATTGAAAATAATATTGAATATTTTAATCTAGCAAAAAAAAGATTGGATGATAATAATGGTTAA
- a CDS encoding deoxyribonuclease IV has product MENDKLIIGSHVSMKAPKYLLGALEEALSYNANTFMFYTGAPQNTIRKSTKALFIKEFTEKLIEKNIDINNLIVHAPYIINLANSINKSTYQLAVDFLRQEIIRCQDIGIKTLVLHPGSAVGALPQTALDQIVKGLNAACLEKQTVKIALETMSGKGSEVGTTFEQLQYIINNVKRPELIGVCWDTCHLSDAGYDLNNNLEQIIQQFDQLIGLDKLLVIHVNDSKNPINAHKDRHANLGMGYLGFQTLINIIYHPLLLTKIKILETPWINGYPPYLHEIKMIRTKKYNKEILESLGTNK; this is encoded by the coding sequence AGAGGCTCTAAGTTATAATGCCAATACGTTTATGTTTTATACAGGTGCTCCACAAAATACAATTCGTAAATCAACCAAAGCATTATTTATTAAAGAATTTACAGAAAAACTAATTGAAAAAAATATTGATATTAATAATCTTATTGTTCATGCTCCTTACATTATTAATCTGGCTAATAGTATTAACAAAAGTACTTACCAATTAGCAGTAGATTTCTTACGACAAGAAATAATTCGCTGTCAAGATATTGGCATTAAAACTTTGGTTTTACATCCAGGTAGCGCTGTTGGTGCTTTACCACAAACTGCTTTAGATCAAATTGTTAAAGGACTAAATGCAGCATGTTTAGAAAAACAAACTGTAAAAATTGCTTTGGAAACAATGTCAGGAAAAGGTAGTGAAGTAGGAACTACTTTTGAACAACTTCAATATATTATTAATAATGTAAAAAGACCCGAACTAATTGGTGTTTGTTGAGATACTTGTCACTTATCTGATGCTGGTTATGATCTTAATAATAATTTAGAACAAATAATACAACAATTTGATCAACTTATTGGATTAGATAAATTATTAGTTATTCATGTTAATGATTCTAAAAACCCAATCAATGCTCATAAAGATCGTCATGCTAACTTAGGAATGGGTTACCTTGGTTTTCAAACTTTAATTAACATTATTTATCATCCATTGTTGCTTACTAAAATAAAAATTTTAGAAACGCCATGAATTAATGGTTATCCACCTTATTTACATGAAATTAAAATGATAAGAACAAAAAAATATAATAAAGAAATTTTAGAATCATTAGGAACTAACAAATAA
- a CDS encoding nicotinate-nucleotide adenylyltransferase codes for MKRIGIFGGTFDPFHNQHLNIANTAYHKLSLDEVWILPTKQNPLKDSVSASDQQRVDMINLVIKNYSWIKLNDYELTSKQPSYTINTINYFIENYPNHKFFFIIGSDNLYTLNKWQGIEQLINLVKIIVVNRPHYRKTLELMSKYKCQNLVVRPSSDISSAKIRNGEIINQIDIKINDYINNNLIYSYERLKANLDNNRTEHCINVGKMAVKLAIHYNEDANKALIAGTYHDLCKQWSKSKMTKFLTKYNKEILQEPFPIWHGYVAALYLKHHYQYHDDLVLHAIAKHTTGANEMKPLELIVLLADKISIERNHYYVEELRKLAFQDLTVAFKYYLEILKKHLLEKNH; via the coding sequence ATGAAAAGAATTGGCATTTTTGGTGGAACTTTTGATCCATTTCATAATCAACATTTAAACATTGCAAATACAGCTTATCATAAACTTTCACTTGACGAAGTTTGAATTTTACCAACAAAACAAAATCCGTTAAAAGATAGTGTCAGTGCTAGCGATCAACAAAGAGTCGATATGATTAATTTAGTTATTAAAAACTATTCTTGAATAAAATTAAATGATTATGAACTAACAAGTAAGCAACCTAGTTATACTATTAATACTATTAACTACTTTATTGAAAACTATCCAAATCACAAATTCTTTTTTATTATTGGTTCTGATAATTTATATACTTTAAATAAATGACAAGGAATTGAACAGTTAATTAATTTAGTTAAAATTATTGTTGTTAATCGCCCTCATTATCGTAAAACATTAGAACTAATGTCAAAATACAAGTGTCAAAATTTAGTAGTTCGACCAAGTAGTGATATTAGCTCTGCCAAAATTAGAAATGGTGAAATTATTAATCAAATTGATATAAAAATTAATGATTATATTAACAATAATTTAATATATAGTTATGAGCGTTTAAAAGCAAATTTGGATAACAATAGAACTGAACATTGTATTAATGTTGGTAAAATGGCTGTTAAATTAGCAATCCATTATAACGAAGATGCTAATAAAGCCCTAATTGCAGGAACTTATCATGACCTTTGCAAACAATGAAGTAAAAGTAAAATGACTAAATTTTTAACAAAATATAATAAAGAAATTTTACAAGAACCATTTCCAATTTGACATGGTTATGTAGCAGCATTGTATTTAAAACATCATTATCAGTATCATGATGATTTAGTTCTTCATGCAATTGCTAAACACACTACTGGTGCAAACGAAATGAAACCTTTAGAATTAATAGTATTATTAGCAGATAAAATATCAATTGAACGTAACCATTATTATGTTGAAGAATTAAGAAAACTTGCCTTTCAAGATTTAACTGTTGCTTTTAAATACTATCTAGAAATTTTAAAAAAGCATTTACTAGAAAAAAACCATTAA